A window from Cryptomeria japonica chromosome 1, Sugi_1.0, whole genome shotgun sequence encodes these proteins:
- the LOC131064334 gene encoding oligopeptide transporter 3 isoform X2, which translates to MARHVMDAAQEEKEVEDQSPIEEVALVVPVTDDPTLPVFTFRVWVLGFISCVLIMFLNTFYTYRTQPLTISAILAQILALPLGRFMAAILPTRKMHVPFIGWEYSLNPGPFNMKEHVLITIFANNAVSSGGGDAYSIGAINVMKAYYKQNLSFIVALIIVLTTQILGYGWAGLLRKYLVEPADMWWPSNLAQVSLFSVTANQLGSGYKGLGFGALSFDWAGISAYHGSPLVTPWFSILNVTVGFVMFIYIVIPISYWKYNVFESRKFPIFSSHLFTANGKKYDTTRILTPRYDLDVKAYHEYGKIYLSPLFALSIGSGFARIAATITHVILFNGHDILKRSRSAMNAGKLDIHGRLMKRYKDVPEWWFLVLLFGSMAFCLLLSFVWEEEVQLPWWGMILACGLAWFLTLPIGVIQATTNQQPGYDIIAQFIFGYILPGKPIANLLFKIYGRISSVHALSFLADLKLGYYMKIPPRCMYTAQLVATVITGIVNLSVAWWMLESIENICDVDALPPNSPWTCPKYRVTFDASVIWGLVGPKRLFGQHGMYRNLVWLFLVGALLPVPFWVLSKIFPEKKWISLINIPVITYGFAGMPPATPANISSWIITGTIFNYFVFRFRKRWWQRYNYVLSAALDAGTAFMGVLLYFALGTGDKNLSWWGTELDHCPLASCPTAPGIVVKGCPVF; encoded by the exons ATGGCCAGACATGTGATGGATGCTgctcaggaggagaaagaggtggAGGATCAATCACCAATAGAAGAAGTGGCACTGGTGGTGCCTGTTACTGATGACCCTACTCTGCCTGTATTCACATTCCGAGTATGGGTTCTGGGTTTCATATCATGTGTCCTGATCATGTTTCTCAACACTTTCTACACCTACAGAACACAGCCCTTGACCATATCTGCTATTTTAGCCCAGATTTTGGCTTTGCCACTTGGGAGATTCATGGCAGCAATTCTCCCAACCAGGAAGATGCATGTGCCCTTCATTGGGTGGGAATACAGCCTGAATCCGGGCCCCTTCAATATGAAAGAGCATGTCCTCATAACCATTTTTGCAAACAATGCAGTTTCCTCTGGGGGTGGAGATGCATATTCAATTGGGGCAATCAACGTCATGAAAGCTTATTACAAGCAAAATCTTAGCTTTATTGTAGCTCTCATAATTGTACTGACAACACAG ATCTTAGGATATGGTTGGGCTGGTTTGCTGAGGAAATATCTAGTTGAACCTGCAGATATGTGGTGGCCTTCCAACTTGGCACAGGTCTCTCTCTTTAG TGTCACAGCAAATCAACTTGGTTCAGGGTACAAGGGTTTGGGTTTTGGAGCATTATCCTTTGATTGGGCTGGAATTTCAGCATATCATGGAAGTCCCCTTGTGACACCATGGTTTTCAATTTTAAATGTTACTGTTGGCTTTGTAATGTTTATTTACATAGTTATTCCTATAAGTTACTGGAAATACAATGTATTTGAGTCAAGGAAGTTTCCCATCTTCTCTAGCCATCTGTTTACGGCTAATGGTAAAAAATATGATACCACACGGATCTTGACACCACGGTATGATTTGGATGTAAAGGCCTACCATGAGTATGGCAAGATATATCTCAGTCCCCTTTTTGCTCTCTCTATTGGATCAGGCTTTGCAAGGATTGCAGCAACAATTACACATGTGATCCTCTTCAATGGACA TGACATTCTCAAGAGGAGCAGATCTGCTATGAATGCTGGAAAATTGGATATACATGGGCGTTTGATGAAGCGTTATAAGGATGTCCCAGAGTGGTGGTTCTTAGTCTTATTGTTTGGCAGCATGGCATTTTGCCTTTTATTGTCATTTGTATGGGAAGAAGAAGTTCAACTTCCATGGTGGGGTATGATATTAGCATGTGGACTGGCATGGTTCTTAACTCTTCCAATTGGAGTCATTCAAGCAACTACAAATCAG CAACCAGGTTATGACATTATAGCACAGTTCATATTTGGTTACATTTTGCCTGGGAAGCCCATAGCAAATCTACTTTTCAAGATCTATGGCAGGATCAGCAGTGTACATGCACTGTCTTTTCTTGCTGACCTCAAGCTTGGCTACTACATGAAAATTCCTCCACGGTGTATGTACACTGCTCAG cTTGTGGCTACAGTAATTACAGGAATAGTAAATCTTTCTGTTGCATGGTGGATGCTGGAATCTATAGAGAACATATGTGATGTGGATGCTTTACCTCCCAACAGCCCTTGGACATGTCCAAAATATAGAGTCACATTTGATGCATCTGTTATCTGGGGTCTTGTGGGTCCGAAGCGCCTGTTTGGGCAGCATGGAATGTACAGAAATCTGGTGTGGCTTTTCCTTGTGGGTGCACTTCTACCTGTACCATTTTGGGTTCTGAGTAAGATTTTTCCCGAGAAAAAGTGGATTTCACTGATAAACATACCAGTCATCACATATGGTTTTGCTGGCATGCCTCCTGCCACTCCTGCCAACATCTCTTCCTGGATCATAACTGGTACTatcttcaattattttgtgttccgTTTCAGGAAGAGATGGTGGCAGAGGTATAATTATGTTCTATCTGCAGCCCTTGATGCTGGTACAGCATTCATGGGAGTGTTACTGTACTTTGCGCTTGGCACAGGAGATAAGAATCTAAGCTGGTGGGGTACTGAGCTGGATCATTGTCCTCTTGCTTCTTGTCCAACAGCCCCAGGCATTGTTGTTAAGGGATGCCCAGTGTTTTGA
- the LOC131064334 gene encoding oligopeptide transporter 3 isoform X1 — protein sequence MARHVMDAAQEEKEVEDQSPIEEVALVVPVTDDPTLPVFTFRVWVLGFISCVLIMFLNTFYTYRTQPLTISAILAQILALPLGRFMAAILPTRKMHVPFIGWEYSLNPGPFNMKEHVLITIFANNAVSSGGGDAYSIGAINVMKAYYKQNLSFIVALIIVLTTQILGYGWAGLLRKYLVEPADMWWPSNLAQVSLFSALHEKDHSRKRLSRMQFFIILALASFAYYTLPGYMFSILTFFSWVCWIWPHSVTANQLGSGYKGLGFGALSFDWAGISAYHGSPLVTPWFSILNVTVGFVMFIYIVIPISYWKYNVFESRKFPIFSSHLFTANGKKYDTTRILTPRYDLDVKAYHEYGKIYLSPLFALSIGSGFARIAATITHVILFNGHDILKRSRSAMNAGKLDIHGRLMKRYKDVPEWWFLVLLFGSMAFCLLLSFVWEEEVQLPWWGMILACGLAWFLTLPIGVIQATTNQQPGYDIIAQFIFGYILPGKPIANLLFKIYGRISSVHALSFLADLKLGYYMKIPPRCMYTAQLVATVITGIVNLSVAWWMLESIENICDVDALPPNSPWTCPKYRVTFDASVIWGLVGPKRLFGQHGMYRNLVWLFLVGALLPVPFWVLSKIFPEKKWISLINIPVITYGFAGMPPATPANISSWIITGTIFNYFVFRFRKRWWQRYNYVLSAALDAGTAFMGVLLYFALGTGDKNLSWWGTELDHCPLASCPTAPGIVVKGCPVF from the exons ATGGCCAGACATGTGATGGATGCTgctcaggaggagaaagaggtggAGGATCAATCACCAATAGAAGAAGTGGCACTGGTGGTGCCTGTTACTGATGACCCTACTCTGCCTGTATTCACATTCCGAGTATGGGTTCTGGGTTTCATATCATGTGTCCTGATCATGTTTCTCAACACTTTCTACACCTACAGAACACAGCCCTTGACCATATCTGCTATTTTAGCCCAGATTTTGGCTTTGCCACTTGGGAGATTCATGGCAGCAATTCTCCCAACCAGGAAGATGCATGTGCCCTTCATTGGGTGGGAATACAGCCTGAATCCGGGCCCCTTCAATATGAAAGAGCATGTCCTCATAACCATTTTTGCAAACAATGCAGTTTCCTCTGGGGGTGGAGATGCATATTCAATTGGGGCAATCAACGTCATGAAAGCTTATTACAAGCAAAATCTTAGCTTTATTGTAGCTCTCATAATTGTACTGACAACACAG ATCTTAGGATATGGTTGGGCTGGTTTGCTGAGGAAATATCTAGTTGAACCTGCAGATATGTGGTGGCCTTCCAACTTGGCACAGGTCTCTCTCTTTAG CGCTCTTCATGAAAAGGACCATTCTAGGAAGAGATTGTCACGTATGCAGTTTTTCATAATACTTGCATTGGCCAGCTTTGCATACTACACATTGCCTGGATACATGTTCAGTATACTGACATTTTTCTCTTGGGTTTGTTGGATTTGGCCACATAGTGTCACAGCAAATCAACTTGGTTCAGGGTACAAGGGTTTGGGTTTTGGAGCATTATCCTTTGATTGGGCTGGAATTTCAGCATATCATGGAAGTCCCCTTGTGACACCATGGTTTTCAATTTTAAATGTTACTGTTGGCTTTGTAATGTTTATTTACATAGTTATTCCTATAAGTTACTGGAAATACAATGTATTTGAGTCAAGGAAGTTTCCCATCTTCTCTAGCCATCTGTTTACGGCTAATGGTAAAAAATATGATACCACACGGATCTTGACACCACGGTATGATTTGGATGTAAAGGCCTACCATGAGTATGGCAAGATATATCTCAGTCCCCTTTTTGCTCTCTCTATTGGATCAGGCTTTGCAAGGATTGCAGCAACAATTACACATGTGATCCTCTTCAATGGACA TGACATTCTCAAGAGGAGCAGATCTGCTATGAATGCTGGAAAATTGGATATACATGGGCGTTTGATGAAGCGTTATAAGGATGTCCCAGAGTGGTGGTTCTTAGTCTTATTGTTTGGCAGCATGGCATTTTGCCTTTTATTGTCATTTGTATGGGAAGAAGAAGTTCAACTTCCATGGTGGGGTATGATATTAGCATGTGGACTGGCATGGTTCTTAACTCTTCCAATTGGAGTCATTCAAGCAACTACAAATCAG CAACCAGGTTATGACATTATAGCACAGTTCATATTTGGTTACATTTTGCCTGGGAAGCCCATAGCAAATCTACTTTTCAAGATCTATGGCAGGATCAGCAGTGTACATGCACTGTCTTTTCTTGCTGACCTCAAGCTTGGCTACTACATGAAAATTCCTCCACGGTGTATGTACACTGCTCAG cTTGTGGCTACAGTAATTACAGGAATAGTAAATCTTTCTGTTGCATGGTGGATGCTGGAATCTATAGAGAACATATGTGATGTGGATGCTTTACCTCCCAACAGCCCTTGGACATGTCCAAAATATAGAGTCACATTTGATGCATCTGTTATCTGGGGTCTTGTGGGTCCGAAGCGCCTGTTTGGGCAGCATGGAATGTACAGAAATCTGGTGTGGCTTTTCCTTGTGGGTGCACTTCTACCTGTACCATTTTGGGTTCTGAGTAAGATTTTTCCCGAGAAAAAGTGGATTTCACTGATAAACATACCAGTCATCACATATGGTTTTGCTGGCATGCCTCCTGCCACTCCTGCCAACATCTCTTCCTGGATCATAACTGGTACTatcttcaattattttgtgttccgTTTCAGGAAGAGATGGTGGCAGAGGTATAATTATGTTCTATCTGCAGCCCTTGATGCTGGTACAGCATTCATGGGAGTGTTACTGTACTTTGCGCTTGGCACAGGAGATAAGAATCTAAGCTGGTGGGGTACTGAGCTGGATCATTGTCCTCTTGCTTCTTGTCCAACAGCCCCAGGCATTGTTGTTAAGGGATGCCCAGTGTTTTGA